A genomic segment from Pseudobacteriovorax antillogorgiicola encodes:
- a CDS encoding SH3 domain-containing protein has product MKHLLSLAIVVVWLVGSTTSFASTLKVKKSEAKIYAEPKKSASVVTTIKKGDTVESLGRKGMYWKVKVGADKEGFVSVMSVKRQSGKASKLRSVIRKAAQDNRDQGNTSSIRSRSAVMGVRGLDASEQVAYAGNMKPDFRLVFRMEDRLVPEKRIMKLESAIEREISQKME; this is encoded by the coding sequence ATGAAACATCTTCTTAGCCTAGCAATTGTTGTCGTATGGCTCGTGGGCTCGACGACCAGCTTTGCATCCACTTTGAAGGTAAAAAAGTCGGAAGCGAAGATCTATGCCGAGCCTAAGAAAAGTGCATCGGTGGTCACGACCATTAAAAAGGGCGATACGGTGGAGAGTCTGGGCCGCAAGGGTATGTACTGGAAAGTTAAAGTGGGTGCCGATAAAGAGGGTTTCGTATCGGTCATGAGTGTCAAGCGACAGTCTGGAAAGGCGTCGAAGCTTCGCAGTGTGATCCGCAAAGCAGCACAGGATAATCGTGATCAGGGGAATACATCCAGCATCCGATCTCGATCTGCAGTCATGGGTGTCCGCGGTTTGGATGCGAGTGAACAAGTTGCCTATGCTGGGAACATGAAGCCAGACTTCCGTCTTGTGTTTCGGATGGAGGATCGACTTGTTCCAGAGAAGCGCATTATGAAACTAGAAAGTGCCATTGAGAGAGAAATCTCGCAAAAGATGGAGTGA
- a CDS encoding M48 family metalloprotease, with protein MTRSLILHVANIALCLSLAFIGSCATSPEVNDQDDGYSEEEKRLIIRAKKEMEIGRNMAGRLLRFYGVYNDQKLVRYVNEVGNYVASRSQFAERRFMFDILNTEDINAYACPGGYILLTVGAVRNASSEAELAAVIAHEIAHVGKEHMLNKLASMSEDEMDGKKSGPQKNLPEEVTVRKRPDAEESAAGALLAKYIGGNIAGLNALKAAKAGMSIILEKGLGADLEFEADVEGARYAIDGGYYPYALTDFLCRIHIKKGFSKEDCFDGKPSKKSSKKDSILDKTHPSVPQRIANIMSHLQKIDAKEIVGAKGRKRFKAMKKRLPPAANAKQG; from the coding sequence ATGACTCGGTCATTGATTCTCCATGTGGCAAACATCGCTCTTTGCCTATCGCTGGCATTCATAGGTTCTTGTGCAACCAGTCCTGAGGTGAACGATCAGGACGATGGCTACTCCGAGGAAGAAAAGCGCCTCATCATCCGGGCGAAGAAAGAAATGGAGATTGGTCGCAACATGGCGGGACGCTTGTTAAGATTCTACGGAGTCTATAACGACCAAAAATTAGTTCGTTATGTAAATGAAGTTGGCAACTACGTAGCAAGTCGTAGTCAGTTTGCAGAGCGACGGTTCATGTTTGATATCCTTAATACAGAAGATATCAACGCTTATGCCTGTCCGGGTGGATACATCTTGCTAACTGTAGGAGCTGTTCGCAATGCAAGCTCGGAAGCGGAGTTGGCAGCAGTGATCGCTCATGAAATTGCTCATGTTGGCAAAGAGCATATGCTCAACAAACTGGCTAGCATGAGTGAGGATGAAATGGATGGCAAGAAAAGTGGTCCTCAGAAAAACCTTCCCGAAGAGGTGACTGTTCGGAAGAGACCTGATGCTGAAGAGTCTGCTGCTGGAGCCTTGCTCGCAAAGTATATAGGGGGTAATATCGCTGGCCTCAATGCCCTTAAAGCTGCAAAAGCAGGGATGTCCATCATCCTAGAGAAAGGCTTAGGAGCTGACCTGGAGTTTGAAGCTGACGTTGAAGGCGCTCGCTATGCGATTGATGGGGGATACTATCCCTATGCGCTGACCGACTTTCTATGTCGTATACACATCAAGAAAGGCTTTAGTAAGGAGGATTGTTTCGATGGCAAGCCAAGCAAGAAGTCCTCTAAAAAAGACTCTATTCTGGATAAAACACATCCCAGTGTTCCGCAACGTATAGCTAATATCATGTCTCATCTGCAAAAAATAGATGCTAAAGAGATCGTTGGCGCAAAAGGGAGGAAGCGATTCAAAGCCATGAAAAAACGCCTTCCACCAGCAGCTAATGCCAAGCAAGGCTAA
- the greA gene encoding transcription elongation factor GreA, with product MTTETIPFTPQGYAQLKAELENLKSVQRPKVIEEIAEARAHGDLKENAEYHAAREKQSFIEGRITILDDHIARANVIDFSTDSPEKVMFGAFVSVEDEEGAEKTYRIVGDLEADISENKISTGSPIAKALMGKSLDDVVEVKVPKGVVEYTITKISY from the coding sequence ATGACAACAGAAACAATCCCCTTTACTCCACAGGGGTATGCACAACTGAAGGCCGAGCTAGAAAACCTAAAGAGTGTCCAGCGACCGAAGGTTATAGAAGAGATAGCCGAAGCGCGAGCTCATGGCGATCTTAAGGAAAATGCCGAGTATCATGCAGCCCGTGAGAAACAGAGTTTTATCGAAGGCCGCATCACTATCTTAGATGACCACATTGCACGAGCGAATGTGATCGACTTTTCTACAGATAGTCCAGAGAAAGTGATGTTCGGTGCTTTCGTATCCGTTGAAGATGAAGAGGGTGCAGAGAAAACCTATCGTATCGTAGGTGATCTAGAGGCTGATATATCAGAGAATAAGATATCAACTGGTTCACCTATTGCGAAAGCTCTTATGGGTAAGTCCCTCGATGATGTTGTTGAGGTTAAAGTGCCCAAGGGCGTCGTGGAATATACTATCACTAAAATTTCATATTAA
- the hutI gene encoding imidazolonepropionase translates to MSQLLVTHIGELVSLAPLAKEQRCTQIVEQDLGVLSNAWLAIEDGKVLKLGSGPIPEELQGYPKLNAGGGLVLPGLVDCHTHPIFGGDRSHEFAARLSGKTYQDIAAEGGGIQSTIRHSRTASDTELDEGCRRNLKRFLEHGVTTVECKSGYGQSPQEEIRMLRILKKLAEEGPQTLSITYLGLHAKAYDYQDKTHFIEEMTAALKTIQADNLAEWVDAFVERGYFEVEDCERFFSEAQRLGFKIRIHADEFADSRAAGAAAQWQAYSADHLEEASVEGIKAMADSGVVAVLLPGTSIYSKIKFAQAQGFLDQNCAVALATDFNPGSCQIDNLPLIASLGALHCGLSCAQAIAAVSFVAAKSLGLSECKGALAPGYDGDFIIHPLQSKEQWIADFGRHKPSHVFLNGAPAISENPS, encoded by the coding sequence ATGTCCCAGCTTTTAGTAACTCATATCGGCGAGCTTGTCAGCTTAGCACCTCTAGCGAAAGAGCAACGTTGCACCCAAATTGTCGAACAGGATCTGGGTGTTCTAAGCAACGCCTGGCTTGCTATTGAAGATGGCAAAGTCCTCAAGCTCGGCTCTGGTCCTATTCCTGAAGAACTTCAGGGTTACCCCAAGCTCAACGCTGGTGGCGGCCTTGTGCTTCCCGGCCTGGTTGATTGTCACACCCACCCTATTTTTGGCGGCGATCGCAGTCATGAATTTGCAGCTCGATTATCGGGGAAAACCTATCAAGACATTGCTGCAGAAGGTGGTGGAATTCAATCTACGATTAGGCATAGCCGAACAGCAAGCGACACTGAGCTGGATGAAGGCTGCCGGAGAAACCTCAAGAGATTCCTTGAACACGGTGTAACCACTGTTGAATGCAAATCAGGTTATGGCCAATCCCCGCAGGAGGAGATCCGTATGCTTCGCATCTTAAAGAAGCTGGCGGAAGAGGGCCCTCAAACGTTAAGCATCACCTATCTCGGTCTCCATGCCAAAGCCTATGACTATCAGGACAAGACCCATTTCATCGAAGAAATGACGGCGGCCCTAAAAACCATTCAAGCCGACAACCTTGCCGAATGGGTCGACGCATTTGTTGAGCGGGGTTATTTTGAAGTTGAAGACTGTGAACGCTTTTTTTCTGAAGCCCAGCGCCTGGGATTCAAAATACGGATTCACGCTGATGAGTTCGCCGACAGTCGAGCTGCCGGCGCTGCAGCTCAATGGCAGGCTTACAGTGCGGACCACCTGGAAGAAGCATCTGTCGAAGGTATAAAAGCTATGGCTGATTCAGGGGTGGTTGCAGTACTGCTTCCAGGTACATCAATCTACAGCAAGATCAAGTTCGCCCAGGCACAAGGATTTCTTGACCAAAACTGTGCAGTGGCCCTAGCCACTGACTTCAATCCGGGCTCCTGCCAGATCGATAATCTGCCACTGATAGCAAGCCTTGGTGCTCTTCATTGCGGTTTGAGCTGTGCCCAAGCAATTGCTGCCGTTAGCTTTGTTGCCGCTAAATCCTTAGGCCTATCCGAATGCAAAGGCGCACTTGCACCTGGCTACGACGGAGACTTTATCATTCACCCCTTGCAGAGCAAGGAGCAATGGATCGCAGATTTCGGCCGCCACAAGCCAAGCCATGTATTTCTTAATGGAGCCCCGGCCATAAGCGAAAATCCATCCTAA
- the cysS gene encoding cysteine--tRNA ligase: MQDIKVTNTLTGKKEPLKTVEEGHVKIYACGVTVYDHCHIGHAMQAIYFDMIRNYLQFAGYRVTYVRNYTDVDDKIIKKARELGIPPLELSESIIDSSSKDMAAIGVLPADFEPKVSDCIDDIVAMIETLIEKGFAYATSEGDVYYRVHKKGDYGKLSNRKVDDMRSNTRDLVQGDKEDSLDFALWKHDETEGASWPSPWGLGRPGWHIECSAMSKKFLGDTFDIHGGGRDLVFPHHENEIAQSEAANGSSYCHHWMHSGLLTIDKQKMSKSLGNHILIGDFVKRYPGEVLRLAYLQNHYTSNVDFTESVFNNCLKRLLYYYETLEELDLLGKKVADKGDYLEGHNPTGLINDFHKEMSNDFSSVCALRDLHQAIKKARELKNAKKSPAKAFTAKVYADVFRTLFGVFGLLKEQPQEFIEGLKAKILPQLNLSEDEITQAIARRKEARANKDFSLSDQIRDEMLAKGIEFMDTPEGTKWTIKLGD; encoded by the coding sequence GTGCAGGACATAAAGGTTACCAACACACTCACAGGAAAGAAAGAGCCACTCAAGACTGTCGAGGAAGGACATGTCAAAATCTACGCCTGCGGAGTAACCGTTTATGACCATTGCCATATCGGACACGCAATGCAAGCTATCTACTTCGATATGATCCGCAACTACCTCCAGTTCGCCGGATACCGCGTCACCTATGTACGTAACTATACGGACGTCGACGACAAGATTATTAAGAAGGCCCGGGAGCTGGGTATTCCTCCTCTGGAGCTGTCTGAGTCGATTATCGATTCGTCCTCAAAAGATATGGCAGCTATTGGAGTTCTGCCTGCCGACTTTGAACCCAAAGTATCCGACTGCATCGATGACATTGTTGCGATGATCGAAACTCTCATTGAAAAAGGCTTTGCCTACGCCACGAGTGAGGGGGACGTTTACTACCGAGTCCACAAGAAAGGCGACTACGGCAAGCTTTCCAATCGCAAGGTCGACGATATGCGCAGCAACACCCGTGACCTCGTTCAAGGAGACAAAGAAGACAGCCTAGACTTTGCTTTATGGAAGCACGATGAAACGGAAGGGGCCTCATGGCCAAGCCCGTGGGGTCTAGGACGCCCAGGTTGGCATATTGAATGCAGCGCTATGTCCAAAAAATTTCTCGGCGACACCTTTGATATTCATGGTGGTGGCCGTGACTTGGTGTTTCCCCACCATGAAAACGAGATCGCTCAATCTGAGGCAGCCAACGGCTCCTCCTATTGCCACCATTGGATGCACTCAGGCTTACTAACCATCGATAAGCAAAAAATGTCGAAGAGCCTTGGGAATCATATCTTGATCGGAGACTTTGTGAAGCGCTATCCTGGAGAAGTTTTGCGCCTTGCTTACCTGCAAAACCATTACACCTCCAACGTTGACTTCACTGAATCGGTTTTTAACAATTGCTTGAAACGGTTGCTTTACTATTACGAAACACTAGAAGAGCTAGATCTTCTAGGTAAAAAAGTTGCAGACAAAGGTGATTACTTGGAAGGTCATAACCCTACCGGCCTCATTAATGATTTCCACAAAGAGATGAGTAATGACTTTTCCTCCGTCTGCGCACTTCGCGACTTGCACCAGGCTATCAAAAAGGCCAGAGAGTTAAAAAACGCGAAAAAATCTCCTGCCAAGGCCTTTACCGCGAAGGTTTACGCCGACGTTTTCAGAACTCTTTTTGGAGTTTTCGGCCTCCTGAAAGAGCAACCTCAGGAATTCATCGAAGGCCTGAAAGCCAAAATTTTGCCTCAACTAAACTTAAGTGAGGATGAAATTACCCAAGCGATTGCGCGTCGCAAGGAAGCACGGGCAAACAAAGACTTTAGTCTATCGGATCAGATTCGTGATGAGATGCTAGCCAAAGGTATCGAGTTCATGGATACTCCTGAGGGCACCAAATGGACGATCAAATTAGGGGATTAA